A window from Solanum stenotomum isolate F172 chromosome 7, ASM1918654v1, whole genome shotgun sequence encodes these proteins:
- the LOC125871148 gene encoding uncharacterized protein LOC125871148 → MEKQLEVEEERKEKCTRKLDFSAPLLSTRRSSEKSFSCPNQLSIDIFNRVPFSWEQSPGKPKEMRLATNIEIVPPPKLPPCMWHTTKDQLLGTSCTTTTTKSYDEVYDGDIDNDDHDVIRNIDNHDAFSDALDVFSLGDESIDDMINDETEYRISNKEVVHEECYDWCTNKPAVPNFIIQRFLKDAKELAISSALENNRKKLLEDEQINGRRTCNFSPKATVSCGLDMFIPWRIKPKPCCVKNSVVTASPRMRPQWSNKDKHALDANPKF, encoded by the coding sequence ATGGAAAAACAActagaagtagaagaagagagaaaagaaaaatgtacaAGAAAATTAGATTTTAGTGCTCCTCTTTTGTCAACTAGACGTTCTAgtgaaaaatcattttcttgtcCAAATCAACTTtcaattgatatttttaatagaGTGCCATTTTCTTGGGAACAAAGCCCTGGAAAACCAAAGGAAATGAGGTTAGCAACAAACATTGAAATTGTACCACCTCCAAAATTGCCACCATGTATGTGGCATACAACAAAAGATCAATTATTAGGTACAAGTTGTACTACTACAACTACTAAATCATACGATGAGGTCTATGATGGCGATATCGACAATGATGATCATGATGTTATAAGGAATATTGACAATCATGATGCATTCTCAGATGCTCTTGATGTTTTTTCGTTAGGGGATGAGTCGATAGACGACATGATTAATGATGAGACGGAATATAGAATATCGAATAAGGAGGTTGTTCACGAGGAATGTTATGATTGGTGCACCAATAAGCCAGCAGTACCAAATTTCATCATTCAAAGATTTCTTAAAGATGCAAAGGAACTAGCTATTTCATCTGCCTTGGAAAATAATAGGAAGAAATTACTAGAGGATGAGCAAATTAATGGAAGAAGAACATGCAATTTTTCTCCTAAGGCAACAGTATCATGTGGGCTTGACATGTTTATTCCATGGAGGATAAAGCCCAAACCATGTTGTGTGAAGAATAGTGTAGTGACAGCTTCTCCAAGAATGAGACCTCAATGgagcaacaaagacaagcatGCATTAGATGCGaatccaaaattttaa